TATCCCTTCACCGGCGAGGCAAAGACCGGCAAGGTGTTGACCAATGGTTTTTCCCCTGTCGAGCAATATGCGGATGACGGTCGCTTGGGACCCTGGAGCGATATCTATGCGGTGGGCGCAACCATGCGCATGTGCCTGGATGGCCAACCTCCCCCGCAGGCTCTGGAGCGCCGTGAGAAGGATCGCCTGATTCCCGCGTCCAAAGCTTTCCAGCGCAAATACCCGGCCTATTTGCTCGCCGCCATCGATGCCGCCATGAGCGTGGAGCCACAGGATCGGCCGCAAAGCGCCGATGACTTGCTGGCTGCCCTCGGCCCTGCGCGTCGTTCAGACGCTGAATAGACTTCTTCGCTCGTTCTTCTCAGGGAGCCAGTTCCAACCGGTGCACCTTCGTGCCGGCTAGGAAAGGCAGTGGAAATCCGAATTGCCATGCCGCCTGCTGGTCGCCGTAATTGGGCGAAAGCGGATGTCCCGACTGGCCGCCGGGCATATGCAACAGCGCGCTGCCCGGGTCGGATGGCGATACCACAAGGCGTTCGCTGGCGCCGTGGCCATTGCCGAGGATGCGAACGCAGGCGGTGGCGCAACCCGATGATTCCGCCGCTGGCATGTCCAGCAGCCAAGAGAGCCAGGGAGCCGCGTTGCTGATCGGGTGGCGCACGGCGATGCGGTTGATTTTCCCCCATGGCAGTTCCATCAGGGTCGTGACGCCATGCTCCAGTTTGAGGTCTGCGACACTGGCCTTCAGCACAGAACGTAACAGCTCACTCCAGTCATTGTAGGTTGAGCTAGGCAGGGTTTCCGGGGCACGGCGGTCCAGCATGGCGCGTAGGGGCGTTTCCATCTCGCGCCAGGCATAGCCGAAGTCTGGATCCAGTGTGCGGCACCGGGCCACCACCGGGGCGAAGACCGCTTCAGCCATTTGCTGGCGGAAGCGCACCAGCAGGCCAATGCCCAGGCTGCCGGCATCCATTTTCCCGTCCCATGCCTCGATGGCCTGCTCCGCATCCCGCAAGGCCGGATCGTTTCGGCCCTGCTCGCCCGTGACGCGCAAAGCCAGGTCGCGCCAATAGTCATAAAACTCGCTACGGGTATCCAATTGCACGTCCAGCAAGCTGAGTTCGGTGGCGCTGCTCAGTGCGCGCAGGCGCTGGCTGATGCGGTAGGCTCGGTAGCCATGGGCGTAGTTGTGTCCGATGACATGGGGATAGTCGCGGCCGAGGGTGCGGTTGTTGGCGGTGGCCAGAAAGCCCTCGGCCGGGTCGGTCAGTCGGGGCAATTCCTCGGGAGGCAGGTAACCGTCCCAGCCCAGTTTACCGTCACTCCACGGGCGGCTGACCGCACCATCGAAGCCGCGACGCGCGGGAAACCGTCCCATGTAGGTCCAGGCGATGCGTCCCTGGCGGTCGGCCAGAAGCACATTTTGGTGTGGCCCACCCGAGCGGGTCAGCACGGAAATCCCATCAATCACGCTCCGGACTCGATCCATGTCCATAAGGCCGAGGTCCACGCCCGCCGGGTCCAGCGCCACCCAGCGGATTGCCACGGTACTGCCCAGCAGGGGCTTGGGCGATACCGGTCCCCATAGGGTCGAGCGCAGGTCTTGCGCCACGACGCTGCCGTTTTTGACCTGGATGGTTTCGGTGTGGTGCTCGAAACGGCGCCAGCCCCAGGGCGTGAGGTACTGATCCGGGTCATCCGGCTTAATCTCCAGTTTCACCAAATCCAGCACGTCGGCATCGATGTTGGTGAATCCCCAGGCCACGTCGCCATTGCTGCCTGCCACCAGCATGGGCACCCCCGGCAGGGTCAATCCCACCAGGCTGTGTCCGTCGTAGTTCAGGGCGGCACGGTACCAAATGTTGGGAATCCCCAGGCTCAGATGCATGTCGTTGGCGAGGATGGCACGCCCGTCCCCGGTCTTGGACCCCGCCACCGCCCAGTTGTTGGACCCGGCAATGATGGCTTCGGAATCCACCCCGCCGGCTATCTGCAACGGCGCCGGTGACAACGCCGCCAGCGCCTGGGCGGGAACTGGCCGGGGTGGACGCTGGGAGTCCTTCCCGCCCAGCAGGGGCACTGCGTATTCGTCGCTGTCCGGGGTCAGGAACGCCACGACTTCGGGCGGCAGCGCCTGTTCCATCACGCTCAGCATGCGCTCGTCTTTTTCCTCGCCACTGAGGGTCTGAAACATACCCAGGGCGACCAGCAGGCTGTCCTCTTCCCGCCAGGGTTCTGGCCGCGTGCCCAGGGCGAGGAACTCGGGAGGTGGTTCCGCACCGCCTTGAATGATCGCATTGACGCCTGCCACATAGGCTTTCAGCGTGGCCCTCTGTGCCTCGGGCAAGGCCTGAACGATGGCATGGGCGGCGGTTTCGAAGCGGTAGGCGCGTTGTTGCAGGTCCAGCGGCAGGGCCTTTTCTCCGAACAATTCGGCCAGACGGCCGGCGGTCTTGCGCCGCATCAATTCCATTTGGAACAGGCGGTCGCGCGCATGCAAAAAGCCCAGGACGCGAAAGGCATCCTGCCGCCCGCTCGCCTCCACGCTGGGGATGCCGAGACGGTCGGCGATCACGACGGCAGGTTGTGTGAGGGCTGGCAGACGGTATCGTCCGTCCTGCTCGGGGAGTGAAGCGGCAAGTTTCAAGGCTAGCCAGGCTCCAGTGCCCAGCGCCAGGACAAGTGTCAGATAAATCGAGAATTTTAGGCGCATGTCCATTTCCGCATCGCGTCCCGCCACCATCCGAAACAAGCAATTCAGGTATACTGCCTAATTTGCTTGAGGCGAACAAGGCGATGAGACCCAGCGGACGCAATGCGGATGAACTGAGAAAGATCGTTCTGACCTGCAACTACACCAAACATGCGGAAGGCTCGGTGCTCGTCGAATTCGGGGACACCCGCGTCATCTGCACCGCCAGCGTGGAAGAGCGGGTTCCACCCTTCCTGAAGGGCAAGGGCAGTGGCTGGATCACCGCCGAATACGGCATGCTGCCGCGCTCAACCCACGAGCGCATGGGGCGCGAAGCGTCCAAGGGCAAGCAGGGCGGCCGGACCATGGAGATCCAGCGCCTCATTGGCCGATCCCTGCGCGCGGCGCTCAATCTTGAAGCGCTTGGCGAGCGCACCATCACCATCGACTGCGACGTCATCCAGGCCGATGGCGGCACGCGTACCGCTTCCATCACCGGTGGTTTCGTGGCGTTGTCGCTGGCGGTGAGGCGGCTGCAAAAGCAGAGAAAACTGAAGGCCGATCCGGTGCATGGCCAGATCGCCTCGGTATCGGTGGGCATCTACAAGGGCGTGCCGGTCCTGGACCTGGACTACCGGGAGGATTGCGAGGCGGAGACCGACATGAACGTGGTCATGAACGATGCCGGCGCCTTCGTGGAGGTGCAGGGTACGGCGGAGGGACATGCCTTCCGCCGCGACGAACTGGATGCCATGCTCGATCTGGCGGACAGCGGCATCAAGAATCTGCTGCAACACCAGCGTGAAGCCCTGGAACGCTGCGAGGCGGTGTGAGTGGAAAGGCCCGCGGAACGGCTGAACGGTCCCGGGGTGTGATTCCGCGCGAATGGCGCGAGGACGCTTAGACCGCGCGTCCGGCGGCCATGGCTTCCGGCACTTCGATCGGCGTGCCGCTATTGATGTCGTAGACGAATCCGTAGATGTGGGGATGTTCTTCTCCCACCAGCACATGGCCGAGGGTACGCTTCACGTCTTCCAGTACCCTGTCCGCCTGGTTCTTGATGCTCAGCCAGTTGATGTAACGCCCTTCGTCGGAGCCGGAACCCTGGCCCACGTCATGCCAGCCGCTGGCGTCGATGTTGGCAGTCTGCAGGCGCCTGTTCAGCAGGTCGGCATGGCCTCGTTGCTGAAGGTCTCCATGCCGCAGTCAGTGTGCCGGATGACGAACCATGCCCGCGCACCCAGGCGCTTGTGGGAGATCACCAGGGGACGGATCGCGTCATCCCTGGCGCGGCCTCCGGCATCGCGAATCACATGAGCATCGGCCGATGGCCCTTGTCGAAACTGGACGCAAAGTCTTGGTTGGCGTAAAGCACTTCTTGAATAATCTGACTCATGGAATGGTCTTCTCTCGGCCTCGTGGCTATAGTTCTGCCAGGACTGCCGCAGACGGCAGCGGATGGAATACACACCAGATCTAAAGTCGCAATTTTTCTGAGTATTGCATGGGGAATTCATTCGTCCTCGCCAGTTCGAATCCAGGAAAACTCCGCGAGTTCCAGGCGCTTCTGGCGCCTATGGGGGCGGAAATCGCGGCGCTTTCGGCATTTACCGCCACCCAGGCCGATGAGACCGGTGCCACCTTCCTGGAAAATGCTCTGATCAAGGCTCGCCATGCGGCCCTTTGCAGCGGTTTGCCGGCCATCGCCGACGATTCGGGGCTGGAGGTGGACGCCCTGGCCGGCGCTCCCGGAGTGCGTTCGGCTCGGTTCGCAGGTCCCGATGCGGACGATGCGGCCAACAATGCCAAGTTGCTGCAGGCGCTGTCGTGCGTCCCCGAAGCGCAGCGTCTTGCCCGTTTTCGCTGTGTGCTGGTGTTTCTGCGGCACGCGGACGATGCCAGCCCCGTGATCGCTCAAGGCGTTTGGGTGGGTCGGATTGCTTTGTCTCCAGGGGGACGGGGCGGTTTCGGTTACGACCCGCTTTTCTTCTTGCCGGAATTGGGCTGCACGGCTGCGGAGTTGGAATCTGAGATCAAGAACCGGCTCAGTCACCGGGGCCAGGCGGTCAGAGCGCTGCTGGCGCAGTTGCGCGAGGTGCTGGGCATCTTGGAGTGAGCCAAACCCGCGGTTCAGGCGCGCCTTATCGGCATCAAAAGGCCATGCAGTACAAGTTTCGCCCATTACCTGCCATAATTTCCCAGGCATCCTGCGGAACCCGGTTCATGGGGCGGCGGTCGGAATAGCGGGCAGGGCCGCAAATCTGAGATGCCCCCCACAACCGTTGACGACGGTTACTCCTTGCACCACCAAAGCCTGGAAGGCAGTCATGATTGAAGATCTCAAAGGCGACGAATCCTGGCGCATGTTCAGGATCATCAGCGAGTTCACGGAAGGGTTCGAAAAGCTCTCCGACACCACGTTCGCCATCTCAATCTTCGGGTCCGCCCGCATCAAGCCGGAATCGCCTTACTACCAGGTGACACAGACCATTGCGGAATTGCTGGCGAGCCACGGCTTTTCCATCATCAGCGGCGGCGGCCCCGGGATCATGGAGGCCGCCAACAAGGGCGCCTGGATGAAGAATGCCCCGTCCATCGGCCTGAACATCCAACTACCGAGCGAGCAGCGGCCCAACGATTTCCAGAACGTGGCGCTGGAGTTCCGCTATTTCTTCGCGCGCAAGGTGATGTTTGTCAAGTATTCCATCGGCTATGTCTGTCTGCCCGGCGGGTTTGGAACCCTGGACGAGTTTTTCGAAGCGCTCACCCTGATGCAGACCCATAAGATCCATCCCATGCCGCTGGTCCTCTTCGGATCGGAATATTGGGCCGGCCTGTTGGAATGGATACGCAACACCGTGCTGGCGCATGGGTTGATCGAGGAAAGTGAGTTGAATTACATCTCGGTGACGGATGATCCGCTCGAAGTAGTGGACATCATGAACCGGCACCGCGAGTGGAAGCTGAAGAAGATCCTCGAGGCGAGCACGAACAAGGGCAAGAAAAAGAACAAGGTTTCGGCGCCGCGCGACTGTCTCTAGCAGCGGCCAGCTTCCCGCATCCCAGGAGTCCATCTACATGCACAGATCCGACCCGCTGACCTTTCTCCAGACCCTGCTGACCAAGGACTATGAAGTGGAAAAGTACGCCGCCGGGCGGAAAAAGCCACAGGAGCGCGAACCGCTGGTCATCACGCTTTCGCGGGATTATGGAGCCCTCGGTGAGGAAATCGCGAAGCGTCTGGCGGAGTGCCTGGGCATTCCCCTCTACGACCAGGAAATCCTGGATCTGGTGGCCAAGCACGCCAAGACCGACAAGTTTCATTACCAGCGCCACGATGAACAGGTGAACGCCTCGGTTACGACCTTTCTCTACAGTCTGGTAAGCGGCACCACGGCGACCCTGGAGAACTACCGGCGCTACCTTTACGACGTGGTTCTGCAATTGGCGCGCAACGACTGCGTGATTGTGGGTCGCGGCGCCCATTTGATCCTTTCGGAAAAACGCGTCTTCCGGGTGCGCGTGGTCGGCAGCCGGCAGGTGTGCGCCGAACGCATCGCCGCCGAGCAGGGGGTTTCCCTCGCTGAGGCGCAAAACAAGGTGCTTGATATCAACGTCATGCGGCACAAGTCCATCGCCAGCTTGTTTGGCGATCACTTCGAGCATTGTTCCCTGGAACATGCCACCAATTTCGATCTGGTCATCAATACCGACCACATTCCGGCCGAGGGCGCGATGCCGGTCATCCTGCTTGCCCTGCAGCAAGCGGGGTACAACATCCAGTCTCAGGGACAGAAAGCATGAGCAGCGCGTCACCTTTATGGCTGCAGGTCGAGATCGCGGACGTCAGTCAGCAGATCTTCTCGGGCCCCTGTTACTCGGTGGTCGCACCCGCCGCTCTGGGCGAGGTTTGCATCCTGCCCCGCCATGCCCCCTTCCTGACGCGACTGTTGCCCGGGGAAATCCGGCTGCAGACGGACCAGGACGAGACCCTTCGTTTCTATGTGTCCGGAGGCTACATGGAGGCCCAGCGGACTTCAGTGACAGTCCTGGCCGATCAGATGCTGCGTTCCAACGAGATCGATCGCGAGGCCGCCCTGGAAGCCAAGCGCCGCGCGGAAGAAGTGCTGAAGAAGAGTCATCTGTTTACCGATCGTGACCAAGCCAAGATCGAACTGGTCAAGGCCCTGGCGCAACTGCGCGTGCTGGAGCATGTCGATATCAAGAAATTGCAGAAGCGCCACCGCTGAAGTCGGCGCAAGCCAAAAACTTACCGGACTACGAACCGGACAGGCAACAGGAGATACGCCATGAATAAAAAATACGTCTATTCCTTCATGGAAGGCGACGGCAAGAACAAGCACCTTTTGGGCGGCAAGGGCGCCAATCTGTGCGAGATGACGCAGATCGGCCTCAACGTCCCCCCCGGTTTTGTCATCAGCACGGAAGCCTGCCTCGAATATCTGGACCGCAAGGATCTGCCGGGAGGATTGCTGGAGGAAGTCCACCAGCACATCACCCAACTGGAAGCCAGGACCGGCAAGAAATTCGGTGACGAGCGCAATCCGCTGCTGGTGTCCGTGCGCTCCGGTTCCGCCATGTCCATGCCGGGTATGATGGACACCATCCTCAACCTGGGGTTGAACAGCAAGACCCTGCTCGGTCTCATCGAGCAGACCCGGAACGAGCGCTTCGGCTACGACGCCTACCGGCGTTTCATTCAGTTGTTCGGCAAGGTGGCGTTGGGTGTGCCGGACAGCCTGTTCGACGAGCAGTTCGATGAAATCAAGCACCAGGCTGGCGTCAAGGCCGACGTGGGCCTCAGTGCGGCGCACCTGAAGGAAGTCAGCGAGCGATTCCTGAGGGTGGTGCAGACTCATACTGGCAGAGCCTTCCCCGAAGACGTTTACGAGCAGCTCGGCATTGCCATCAAGGCCGTGTTCAATTCCTGGATGGGCAAGCGCGCCATCGATTACCGCCGCGAGTTCAACATCACACCCGCC
This Methyloterricola oryzae DNA region includes the following protein-coding sequences:
- a CDS encoding penicillin acylase family protein, giving the protein MRLKFSIYLTLVLALGTGAWLALKLAASLPEQDGRYRLPALTQPAVVIADRLGIPSVEASGRQDAFRVLGFLHARDRLFQMELMRRKTAGRLAELFGEKALPLDLQQRAYRFETAAHAIVQALPEAQRATLKAYVAGVNAIIQGGAEPPPEFLALGTRPEPWREEDSLLVALGMFQTLSGEEKDERMLSVMEQALPPEVVAFLTPDSDEYAVPLLGGKDSQRPPRPVPAQALAALSPAPLQIAGGVDSEAIIAGSNNWAVAGSKTGDGRAILANDMHLSLGIPNIWYRAALNYDGHSLVGLTLPGVPMLVAGSNGDVAWGFTNIDADVLDLVKLEIKPDDPDQYLTPWGWRRFEHHTETIQVKNGSVVAQDLRSTLWGPVSPKPLLGSTVAIRWVALDPAGVDLGLMDMDRVRSVIDGISVLTRSGGPHQNVLLADRQGRIAWTYMGRFPARRGFDGAVSRPWSDGKLGWDGYLPPEELPRLTDPAEGFLATANNRTLGRDYPHVIGHNYAHGYRAYRISQRLRALSSATELSLLDVQLDTRSEFYDYWRDLALRVTGEQGRNDPALRDAEQAIEAWDGKMDAGSLGIGLLVRFRQQMAEAVFAPVVARCRTLDPDFGYAWREMETPLRAMLDRRAPETLPSSTYNDWSELLRSVLKASVADLKLEHGVTTLMELPWGKINRIAVRHPISNAAPWLSWLLDMPAAESSGCATACVRILGNGHGASERLVVSPSDPGSALLHMPGGQSGHPLSPNYGDQQAAWQFGFPLPFLAGTKVHRLELAP
- the rph gene encoding ribonuclease PH — its product is MRPSGRNADELRKIVLTCNYTKHAEGSVLVEFGDTRVICTASVEERVPPFLKGKGSGWITAEYGMLPRSTHERMGREASKGKQGGRTMEIQRLIGRSLRAALNLEALGERTITIDCDVIQADGGTRTASITGGFVALSLAVRRLQKQRKLKADPVHGQIASVSVGIYKGVPVLDLDYREDCEAETDMNVVMNDAGAFVEVQGTAEGHAFRRDELDAMLDLADSGIKNLLQHQREALERCEAV
- the rdgB gene encoding RdgB/HAM1 family non-canonical purine NTP pyrophosphatase is translated as MGNSFVLASSNPGKLREFQALLAPMGAEIAALSAFTATQADETGATFLENALIKARHAALCSGLPAIADDSGLEVDALAGAPGVRSARFAGPDADDAANNAKLLQALSCVPEAQRLARFRCVLVFLRHADDASPVIAQGVWVGRIALSPGGRGGFGYDPLFFLPELGCTAAELESEIKNRLSHRGQAVRALLAQLREVLGILE
- a CDS encoding TIGR00730 family Rossman fold protein, whose protein sequence is MIEDLKGDESWRMFRIISEFTEGFEKLSDTTFAISIFGSARIKPESPYYQVTQTIAELLASHGFSIISGGGPGIMEAANKGAWMKNAPSIGLNIQLPSEQRPNDFQNVALEFRYFFARKVMFVKYSIGYVCLPGGFGTLDEFFEALTLMQTHKIHPMPLVLFGSEYWAGLLEWIRNTVLAHGLIEESELNYISVTDDPLEVVDIMNRHREWKLKKILEASTNKGKKKNKVSAPRDCL
- a CDS encoding AAA family ATPase, with product MHRSDPLTFLQTLLTKDYEVEKYAAGRKKPQEREPLVITLSRDYGALGEEIAKRLAECLGIPLYDQEILDLVAKHAKTDKFHYQRHDEQVNASVTTFLYSLVSGTTATLENYRRYLYDVVLQLARNDCVIVGRGAHLILSEKRVFRVRVVGSRQVCAERIAAEQGVSLAEAQNKVLDINVMRHKSIASLFGDHFEHCSLEHATNFDLVINTDHIPAEGAMPVILLALQQAGYNIQSQGQKA
- the atpC gene encoding ATP synthase F1 subunit epsilon, which codes for MSSASPLWLQVEIADVSQQIFSGPCYSVVAPAALGEVCILPRHAPFLTRLLPGEIRLQTDQDETLRFYVSGGYMEAQRTSVTVLADQMLRSNEIDREAALEAKRRAEEVLKKSHLFTDRDQAKIELVKALAQLRVLEHVDIKKLQKRHR